The Lucilia cuprina isolate Lc7/37 chromosome 5, ASM2204524v1, whole genome shotgun sequence genome includes a window with the following:
- the LOC111686644 gene encoding histone-lysine N-methyltransferase, H3 lysine-79 specific isoform X9, with the protein MASLGGEQQISTNNSAAETTNRAESREGSVERKAAAKERDDKLKVARERQNEERQRKIEELKAQAEAAQRYREQKEEERRRRIDEIRQRDTDKRSQVEERKKAIMEAEKERREYILRKNQERESRIEVKKRERNSIGYAFGSSTPRLLEPSDFGMVSPSTFWGQRRSTSISNVAGASLSRRSSERELNDSGSKKRATSASGTERHDGRAYSMNRLDQLAQPIRRNGEHIRAIMERQRREQMEMMDETESLGGGRRSAKKSTGNAGGSNNSKMSRSMIHLAGDGAPRPKYNIGSRSGTVTPGGHLNNSRPGSAMSTSTTMSTSGFINRRSVPAARKPRPASIAGTGVSLEEINKLKKENKPPVKTASSLSPSTSAQTTPKRSTNMMSTSLIVTSSSSRLFSAEKKTPIKREPLTPKATTPKPLSKTASSDRLNKLSKEKSKDIMTKSAITPPVANRTTTAKEPTKSKEEKEAINQVKTEVVTKPPAQQNGQKELEETMTAQQQAAVVNSQHEEKTDEGTEKVVTEPEPAVGPPKPKSRSGSKEGSIVRELAPATADNNDAMTASMIAKSKITTEEEAKAALAERRRLAREEAERQAELERQRIEAERLAELKRQEEEAERQRQFEEEAMRMAEEQRKAEEERLRQAIEEAKQREEEEKRKREEEEKQRLEREEAEKKAKEDAEKQRIEVAERLKREEKEREERRKRVEAIMSRTRRGGANTTPNSTPTKENNNSPKPAEATPVTPAVAPAATAAAVTNTAETPAQGGVAETNSNNDINATNTAVNVTNNTTNDTTTTTTNSTNEMVVVNSNNTESVNTTSSSGSSSSTATTPPTPASQQQQSAPVEQPQQQQAQPNNTTNIIPEPQNTQAMYEQSVIDKENSLINSFSNMIIDENVKNFQQNLQQQQQLQAQIVVEETNGKKFAELQQNNDSNITTTTTTTPTSVANGNGHHIESINNKNDIDLLQTVVPSTNQLIDLSLDSQDNNVNFNNNNSLLTTTNTLVTADSHENKDISLL; encoded by the exons ATGGCGAGTCTTGGGGGCGAAcaacaaatttcaacaaataattcAGCAG CTGAAACAACTAATAGGGCAGAAAGCCGGGAAGGCAGCGTAGAAAGAAAAg cagcAGCCAAAGAGCGTGACGATAAATTGAAAGTTGCTAGGGAACGTCAAAATGAAGAAAGACAAAGAAAAATCGAGGAGCTAAAGGCTCAAGCTGAAGCTGCACAAAGATATCGCGAACAAAAAGAAGAGGAACGTCGACGTCGTATCGATGAGATCAGACAAAGAGACACGGATAAACGTTCACAGGTTGAAGAACGTAAAAAGGCCATAATGGAAGCTGAAAAAGAAAGACGTGAATATATATTGAGAAAGAATCAA gaAAGAGAATCAAGGATAGAAGTTAAGAAACGTGAAAGAAATTCCATTGGTTATGCTTTCGGTTCCTCAACACCACGCTTATTGGAGCCCTCCGATTTTGGCATGGTATCACCAAGTACATTTTGGGGTCAAAGACG TTCCACTTCAATATCAAATGTTGCCGGTGCTTCACTTTCACGTCGAAGTTCAGAACGTGAACTTAACGACAGTGGTTCTAAAAAGCGTGCAACATCAGCCAGTGGCACAGAGAGACATGATG GACGTGCTTATTCCATGAATCGTTTGGATCAATTGGCTCAACCGATTCGCCGTAATGGCGAACATATAAGAGCCATAATGGAACGTCAGAGACGTGAACAAATGGAAATGATGGATGAAACGGAGTCACTAGGCGGTGGTCGACGTTCGGCCAAAAAATCAACGGGTAATGCGGGCGGCTCAAACAACAGCAAGATGTCACGCAGTATGATACATTTAGCCGGTGATGGGGCTCCTCGTCCCAAATATAATATAG GTTCGCGTTCTGGTACCGTTACACCAGGTGGCCATTTGAATAACTCAAGGCCTGGTAGTGCCATGTCCACATCCACTACAATGTCAACATCAGGTTTTATCAATAGAAGATCAGTGCCGGCTGCACGCAAACCACGTCCGGCTAGTATTGCCGGTACTGGTGTTTCCTTAGAAG aaataaataaacttaaaaaggaaaataaaccgCCCGTAAAGACAGCATCTTCGCTGTCACCGtctacatcagcacaaactacTCCAAAACGTTCAACGAACATGATGTCTACATCACTTATAGTCACATCATCGTCCTCGCGATTATTTAGCGCCGAAAAGAAAACTCCCATTAAAAgg GAACCTCTCACTCCAAAGGCCACAACTCCCAAGCCTCTATCAAAAACTGCTAGTTCAGATCGTCTCAATAAGTTGAGCAAAGAAAAATCCAAGGATATAATGACTAAATCAGCCATTACTCCTCCCGTTGCTAATAGAACTACTACAGCCAAAGAACCTACCAAGAGCAAAGAAGAAAAGGAAGCTATCAATCAAGTTAAAACCGAAGTAGTTACCAAACCACCAGCACAACAGAATGGTCAAAAAGAACTAGAGGAAACAATGACAGCCCAACAGCAGGCTGCTGTCGTCAACTCACAACATGAAGAAAAAACTGATGAAGGCACTGAAAAGGTCGTTACCGAACCAGAACCAGCTGTTGGTCCACCAAAACCCAAATCTCGCAGTGGCAGCAAGGAAGGTTCTATTGTACGTGAGTTAGCTCCAGCCACAGCAGACAACAATGATGCCATGACCGCATCAATGATTGCCAAGAGTAAGATAACCACAGAGGAAGAAGCCAAGGCGGCTTTAGCTGAAAGACGTCGTTTGGCTCGTGAGGAGGCTGAAAGGCAGGCAGAGTTGGAAAGACAGCGCATAGAAGCTGAACGTTTAGCTGAACTCAAGCGCCAGGAAGAAGAGGCTGAACGTCAGCGCCAATTTGAAGAGGAAGCTATGCGTATGGCCGAGGAGCAACGCAAGGCCGAAGAGGAACGTTTGCGTCAAGCCATTGAG GAAGCAAAACAACGTGAAGAAGAGGAGAAACGCAAACGTGAGGAAGAAGAGAAACAACGTTTGGAACGTGAAGAGGCTGAGAAGAAGGCTAAAGAAGATGCTGAAAAGCAAAGAATCGAAGTTGCCGAACGTCTTAAGCGCGAAGAGAAAGAACGTGAAGAAAGACGAAAACGTGTAGAAGCTATTATGTCACGTACCCGCAGAGGTGGTGCCAATACCACACCAAATTCCACTCCTACAAAG GAAAACAATAACTCTCCTAAACCTGCTGAAGCAACTCCTGTTACACCTGCAGTAGCACccgcagcaacagcagcagcagtaactAATACCGCTGAAACACCAGCTCAAGGAGGTGTTGCTGAAACAAATTCTAATAACGACATTAATGCTACCAACACCGCCGTCAACGTCACCAACAATACTACGAACgatacaacaaccacaacaacaaattCTACAAATGAAATGGTAGTAGTTAACAGTAACAACACTGAAAGTGTAAACACAACATCATCATCTGGCTCATCCAGTAGCACAGCTACTACACCACCAACACCAGcatcacaacaacagcaatctGCTCCTGTTGAACaaccacaacagcaacaagcacaacctaataatacaacaaatattattccTGAACCTCAAAACACTCAAGCAATGTATGAGCAGTCAGTTATTGATAAAGAAAATTCACTCATCAATAGTTTTTCCAATATGATTATCGATGAGaatgtaaaaaatttccaacaaaatttacagcaacaacaacaattacaagcACAAATTGTTGTTGAAGAAACAAATGGCAAAAAATTTGCTGAATTACAACAGAATAATGACAGTAATATCACAACAACAACCACTACGACACCAACATCGGTAGCTAATGGCAATGGTCATCATATTGaaagtattaataataaaaa TGATATCGATCTTTTACAAACTGTGGTACCATCAACAAATCAATTAATTGATTTAAGTCTTGACTCTCAAGACAATAATGTTAatttcaataacaataatagttTATTAACAACAACTAATACACTAGTCACTGCTGATAGTCATGAAAATAAAG ATATTTCATTGCTGTGA
- the LOC111686644 gene encoding ensconsin isoform X12, translating to MASLGGEQQISTNNSAAETTNRAESREGSVERKAAKERDDKLKVARERQNEERQRKIEELKAQAEAAQRYREQKEEERRRRIDEIRQRDTDKRSQVEERKKAIMEAEKERREYILRKNQERESRIEVKKRERNSIGYAFGSSTPRLLEPSDFGMVSPSTFWGQRRSTSISNVAGASLSRRSSERELNDSGSKKRATSASGTERHDDHRRKSSSMYEVFNWGYSNDEPPKRFSLSIVGSEINIDGPPPPPTATASTKLNNTKNTFNNTENNYINNNHHNYHHKQYSNHNFYNTKEDNVDTSHIVFRSVARRKTDLMPTIPSPRDGHYGSRSSLSNTPSRTPGSRSGTVTPGGHLNNSRPGSAMSTSTTMSTSGFINRRSVPAARKPRPASIAGTGVSLEEINKLKKENKPPVKTASSLSPSTSAQTTPKRSTNMMSTSLIVTSSSSRLFSAEKKTPIKREPLTPKATTPKPLSKTASSDRLNKLSKEKSKDIMTKSAITPPVANRTTTAKEPTKSKEEKEAINQVKTEVVTKPPAQQNGQKELEETMTAQQQAAVVNSQHEEKTDEGTEKVVTEPEPAVGPPKPKSRSGSKEGSIVRELAPATADNNDAMTASMIAKSKITTEEEAKAALAERRRLAREEAERQAELERQRIEAERLAELKRQEEEAERQRQFEEEAMRMAEEQRKAEEERLRQAIEEAKQREEEEKRKREEEEKQRLEREEAEKKAKEDAEKQRIEVAERLKREEKEREERRKRVEAIMSRTRRGGANTTPNSTPTKENNNSPKPAEATPVTPAVAPAATAAAVTNTAETPAQGGVAETNSNNDINATNTAVNVTNNTTNDTTTTTTNSTNEMVVVNSNNTESVNTTSSSGSSSSTATTPPTPASQQQQSAPVEQPQQQQAQPNNTTNIIPEPQNTQAMYEQSVIDKENSLINSFSNMIIDENVKNFQQNLQQQQQLQAQIVVEETNGKKFAELQQNNDSNITTTTTTTPTSVANGNGHHIESINNKNDIDLLQTVVPSTNQLIDLSLDSQDNNVNFNNNNSLLTTTNTLVTADSHENKDISLL from the exons ATGGCGAGTCTTGGGGGCGAAcaacaaatttcaacaaataattcAGCAG CTGAAACAACTAATAGGGCAGAAAGCCGGGAAGGCAGCGTAGAAAGAAAAg cAGCCAAAGAGCGTGACGATAAATTGAAAGTTGCTAGGGAACGTCAAAATGAAGAAAGACAAAGAAAAATCGAGGAGCTAAAGGCTCAAGCTGAAGCTGCACAAAGATATCGCGAACAAAAAGAAGAGGAACGTCGACGTCGTATCGATGAGATCAGACAAAGAGACACGGATAAACGTTCACAGGTTGAAGAACGTAAAAAGGCCATAATGGAAGCTGAAAAAGAAAGACGTGAATATATATTGAGAAAGAATCAA gaAAGAGAATCAAGGATAGAAGTTAAGAAACGTGAAAGAAATTCCATTGGTTATGCTTTCGGTTCCTCAACACCACGCTTATTGGAGCCCTCCGATTTTGGCATGGTATCACCAAGTACATTTTGGGGTCAAAGACG TTCCACTTCAATATCAAATGTTGCCGGTGCTTCACTTTCACGTCGAAGTTCAGAACGTGAACTTAACGACAGTGGTTCTAAAAAGCGTGCAACATCAGCCAGTGGCACAGAGAGACATGATG ATCATCGTCGCAAATCATCTTCAATGTATGAAGTATTCAATTGGGGCTACTCAAACGATGAGCCCCCTAAAAGATTTTCACTTTCTATTGTTGGTAGTGAAATAAATATAGATGGACCACCACCACCTCCAACAGCAACAGCTTCTACAAAACTCAACAACACCAAGAACACATTCAACAACACAGagaataattatataaataataatcatcatAATTATCATCATAAACAATATTCAAAtcataatttctataatactaagG AAGATAATGTTGATACATCACATATCGTGTTTCGAAGTGTGGCCAGAAGAAAAACTGATCTTATGCCAACAATACCAAGTCCCAGAGATGGTCACTACGGTTCCCGATCATCACTTAGTAATACACCTTCTCGTACACCAG GTTCGCGTTCTGGTACCGTTACACCAGGTGGCCATTTGAATAACTCAAGGCCTGGTAGTGCCATGTCCACATCCACTACAATGTCAACATCAGGTTTTATCAATAGAAGATCAGTGCCGGCTGCACGCAAACCACGTCCGGCTAGTATTGCCGGTACTGGTGTTTCCTTAGAAG aaataaataaacttaaaaaggaaaataaaccgCCCGTAAAGACAGCATCTTCGCTGTCACCGtctacatcagcacaaactacTCCAAAACGTTCAACGAACATGATGTCTACATCACTTATAGTCACATCATCGTCCTCGCGATTATTTAGCGCCGAAAAGAAAACTCCCATTAAAAgg GAACCTCTCACTCCAAAGGCCACAACTCCCAAGCCTCTATCAAAAACTGCTAGTTCAGATCGTCTCAATAAGTTGAGCAAAGAAAAATCCAAGGATATAATGACTAAATCAGCCATTACTCCTCCCGTTGCTAATAGAACTACTACAGCCAAAGAACCTACCAAGAGCAAAGAAGAAAAGGAAGCTATCAATCAAGTTAAAACCGAAGTAGTTACCAAACCACCAGCACAACAGAATGGTCAAAAAGAACTAGAGGAAACAATGACAGCCCAACAGCAGGCTGCTGTCGTCAACTCACAACATGAAGAAAAAACTGATGAAGGCACTGAAAAGGTCGTTACCGAACCAGAACCAGCTGTTGGTCCACCAAAACCCAAATCTCGCAGTGGCAGCAAGGAAGGTTCTATTGTACGTGAGTTAGCTCCAGCCACAGCAGACAACAATGATGCCATGACCGCATCAATGATTGCCAAGAGTAAGATAACCACAGAGGAAGAAGCCAAGGCGGCTTTAGCTGAAAGACGTCGTTTGGCTCGTGAGGAGGCTGAAAGGCAGGCAGAGTTGGAAAGACAGCGCATAGAAGCTGAACGTTTAGCTGAACTCAAGCGCCAGGAAGAAGAGGCTGAACGTCAGCGCCAATTTGAAGAGGAAGCTATGCGTATGGCCGAGGAGCAACGCAAGGCCGAAGAGGAACGTTTGCGTCAAGCCATTGAG GAAGCAAAACAACGTGAAGAAGAGGAGAAACGCAAACGTGAGGAAGAAGAGAAACAACGTTTGGAACGTGAAGAGGCTGAGAAGAAGGCTAAAGAAGATGCTGAAAAGCAAAGAATCGAAGTTGCCGAACGTCTTAAGCGCGAAGAGAAAGAACGTGAAGAAAGACGAAAACGTGTAGAAGCTATTATGTCACGTACCCGCAGAGGTGGTGCCAATACCACACCAAATTCCACTCCTACAAAG GAAAACAATAACTCTCCTAAACCTGCTGAAGCAACTCCTGTTACACCTGCAGTAGCACccgcagcaacagcagcagcagtaactAATACCGCTGAAACACCAGCTCAAGGAGGTGTTGCTGAAACAAATTCTAATAACGACATTAATGCTACCAACACCGCCGTCAACGTCACCAACAATACTACGAACgatacaacaaccacaacaacaaattCTACAAATGAAATGGTAGTAGTTAACAGTAACAACACTGAAAGTGTAAACACAACATCATCATCTGGCTCATCCAGTAGCACAGCTACTACACCACCAACACCAGcatcacaacaacagcaatctGCTCCTGTTGAACaaccacaacagcaacaagcacaacctaataatacaacaaatattattccTGAACCTCAAAACACTCAAGCAATGTATGAGCAGTCAGTTATTGATAAAGAAAATTCACTCATCAATAGTTTTTCCAATATGATTATCGATGAGaatgtaaaaaatttccaacaaaatttacagcaacaacaacaattacaagcACAAATTGTTGTTGAAGAAACAAATGGCAAAAAATTTGCTGAATTACAACAGAATAATGACAGTAATATCACAACAACAACCACTACGACACCAACATCGGTAGCTAATGGCAATGGTCATCATATTGaaagtattaataataaaaa TGATATCGATCTTTTACAAACTGTGGTACCATCAACAAATCAATTAATTGATTTAAGTCTTGACTCTCAAGACAATAATGTTAatttcaataacaataatagttTATTAACAACAACTAATACACTAGTCACTGCTGATAGTCATGAAAATAAAG ATATTTCATTGCTGTGA
- the LOC111686644 gene encoding ensconsin isoform X8, producing MASLGGEQQISTNNSAAETTNRAESREGSVERKAAAKERDDKLKVARERQNEERQRKIEELKAQAEAAQRYREQKEEERRRRIDEIRQRDTDKRSQVEERKKAIMEAEKERREYILRKNQERESRIEVKKRERNSIGYAFGSSTPRLLEPSDFGMVSPSTFWGQRRSTSISNVAGASLSRRSSERELNDSGSKKRATSASGTERHDDHRRKSSSMYEVFNWGYSNDEPPKRFSLSIVGSEINIDGPPPPPTATASTKLNNTKNTFNNTENNYINNNHHNYHHKQYSNHNFYNTKEDNVDTSHIVFRSVARRKTDLMPTIPSPRDGHYGSRSSLSNTPSRTPGSRSGTVTPGGHLNNSRPGSAMSTSTTMSTSGFINRRSVPAARKPRPASIAGTGVSLEEINKLKKENKPPVKTASSLSPSTSAQTTPKRSTNMMSTSLIVTSSSSRLFSAEKKTPIKREPLTPKATTPKPLSKTASSDRLNKLSKEKSKDIMTKSAITPPVANRTTTAKEPTKSKEEKEAINQVKTEVVTKPPAQQNGQKELEETMTAQQQAAVVNSQHEEKTDEGTEKVVTEPEPAVGPPKPKSRSGSKEGSIVRELAPATADNNDAMTASMIAKSKITTEEEAKAALAERRRLAREEAERQAELERQRIEAERLAELKRQEEEAERQRQFEEEAMRMAEEQRKAEEERLRQAIEEAKQREEEEKRKREEEEKQRLEREEAEKKAKEDAEKQRIEVAERLKREEKEREERRKRVEAIMSRTRRGGANTTPNSTPTKENNNSPKPAEATPVTPAVAPAATAAAVTNTAETPAQGGVAETNSNNDINATNTAVNVTNNTTNDTTTTTTNSTNEMVVVNSNNTESVNTTSSSGSSSSTATTPPTPASQQQQSAPVEQPQQQQAQPNNTTNIIPEPQNTQAMYEQSVIDKENSLINSFSNMIIDENVKNFQQNLQQQQQLQAQIVVEETNGKKFAELQQNNDSNITTTTTTTPTSVANGNGHHIESINNKNDIDLLQTVVPSTNQLIDLSLDSQDNNVNFNNNNSLLTTTNTLVTADSHENKDISLL from the exons ATGGCGAGTCTTGGGGGCGAAcaacaaatttcaacaaataattcAGCAG CTGAAACAACTAATAGGGCAGAAAGCCGGGAAGGCAGCGTAGAAAGAAAAg cagcAGCCAAAGAGCGTGACGATAAATTGAAAGTTGCTAGGGAACGTCAAAATGAAGAAAGACAAAGAAAAATCGAGGAGCTAAAGGCTCAAGCTGAAGCTGCACAAAGATATCGCGAACAAAAAGAAGAGGAACGTCGACGTCGTATCGATGAGATCAGACAAAGAGACACGGATAAACGTTCACAGGTTGAAGAACGTAAAAAGGCCATAATGGAAGCTGAAAAAGAAAGACGTGAATATATATTGAGAAAGAATCAA gaAAGAGAATCAAGGATAGAAGTTAAGAAACGTGAAAGAAATTCCATTGGTTATGCTTTCGGTTCCTCAACACCACGCTTATTGGAGCCCTCCGATTTTGGCATGGTATCACCAAGTACATTTTGGGGTCAAAGACG TTCCACTTCAATATCAAATGTTGCCGGTGCTTCACTTTCACGTCGAAGTTCAGAACGTGAACTTAACGACAGTGGTTCTAAAAAGCGTGCAACATCAGCCAGTGGCACAGAGAGACATGATG ATCATCGTCGCAAATCATCTTCAATGTATGAAGTATTCAATTGGGGCTACTCAAACGATGAGCCCCCTAAAAGATTTTCACTTTCTATTGTTGGTAGTGAAATAAATATAGATGGACCACCACCACCTCCAACAGCAACAGCTTCTACAAAACTCAACAACACCAAGAACACATTCAACAACACAGagaataattatataaataataatcatcatAATTATCATCATAAACAATATTCAAAtcataatttctataatactaagG AAGATAATGTTGATACATCACATATCGTGTTTCGAAGTGTGGCCAGAAGAAAAACTGATCTTATGCCAACAATACCAAGTCCCAGAGATGGTCACTACGGTTCCCGATCATCACTTAGTAATACACCTTCTCGTACACCAG GTTCGCGTTCTGGTACCGTTACACCAGGTGGCCATTTGAATAACTCAAGGCCTGGTAGTGCCATGTCCACATCCACTACAATGTCAACATCAGGTTTTATCAATAGAAGATCAGTGCCGGCTGCACGCAAACCACGTCCGGCTAGTATTGCCGGTACTGGTGTTTCCTTAGAAG aaataaataaacttaaaaaggaaaataaaccgCCCGTAAAGACAGCATCTTCGCTGTCACCGtctacatcagcacaaactacTCCAAAACGTTCAACGAACATGATGTCTACATCACTTATAGTCACATCATCGTCCTCGCGATTATTTAGCGCCGAAAAGAAAACTCCCATTAAAAgg GAACCTCTCACTCCAAAGGCCACAACTCCCAAGCCTCTATCAAAAACTGCTAGTTCAGATCGTCTCAATAAGTTGAGCAAAGAAAAATCCAAGGATATAATGACTAAATCAGCCATTACTCCTCCCGTTGCTAATAGAACTACTACAGCCAAAGAACCTACCAAGAGCAAAGAAGAAAAGGAAGCTATCAATCAAGTTAAAACCGAAGTAGTTACCAAACCACCAGCACAACAGAATGGTCAAAAAGAACTAGAGGAAACAATGACAGCCCAACAGCAGGCTGCTGTCGTCAACTCACAACATGAAGAAAAAACTGATGAAGGCACTGAAAAGGTCGTTACCGAACCAGAACCAGCTGTTGGTCCACCAAAACCCAAATCTCGCAGTGGCAGCAAGGAAGGTTCTATTGTACGTGAGTTAGCTCCAGCCACAGCAGACAACAATGATGCCATGACCGCATCAATGATTGCCAAGAGTAAGATAACCACAGAGGAAGAAGCCAAGGCGGCTTTAGCTGAAAGACGTCGTTTGGCTCGTGAGGAGGCTGAAAGGCAGGCAGAGTTGGAAAGACAGCGCATAGAAGCTGAACGTTTAGCTGAACTCAAGCGCCAGGAAGAAGAGGCTGAACGTCAGCGCCAATTTGAAGAGGAAGCTATGCGTATGGCCGAGGAGCAACGCAAGGCCGAAGAGGAACGTTTGCGTCAAGCCATTGAG GAAGCAAAACAACGTGAAGAAGAGGAGAAACGCAAACGTGAGGAAGAAGAGAAACAACGTTTGGAACGTGAAGAGGCTGAGAAGAAGGCTAAAGAAGATGCTGAAAAGCAAAGAATCGAAGTTGCCGAACGTCTTAAGCGCGAAGAGAAAGAACGTGAAGAAAGACGAAAACGTGTAGAAGCTATTATGTCACGTACCCGCAGAGGTGGTGCCAATACCACACCAAATTCCACTCCTACAAAG GAAAACAATAACTCTCCTAAACCTGCTGAAGCAACTCCTGTTACACCTGCAGTAGCACccgcagcaacagcagcagcagtaactAATACCGCTGAAACACCAGCTCAAGGAGGTGTTGCTGAAACAAATTCTAATAACGACATTAATGCTACCAACACCGCCGTCAACGTCACCAACAATACTACGAACgatacaacaaccacaacaacaaattCTACAAATGAAATGGTAGTAGTTAACAGTAACAACACTGAAAGTGTAAACACAACATCATCATCTGGCTCATCCAGTAGCACAGCTACTACACCACCAACACCAGcatcacaacaacagcaatctGCTCCTGTTGAACaaccacaacagcaacaagcacaacctaataatacaacaaatattattccTGAACCTCAAAACACTCAAGCAATGTATGAGCAGTCAGTTATTGATAAAGAAAATTCACTCATCAATAGTTTTTCCAATATGATTATCGATGAGaatgtaaaaaatttccaacaaaatttacagcaacaacaacaattacaagcACAAATTGTTGTTGAAGAAACAAATGGCAAAAAATTTGCTGAATTACAACAGAATAATGACAGTAATATCACAACAACAACCACTACGACACCAACATCGGTAGCTAATGGCAATGGTCATCATATTGaaagtattaataataaaaa TGATATCGATCTTTTACAAACTGTGGTACCATCAACAAATCAATTAATTGATTTAAGTCTTGACTCTCAAGACAATAATGTTAatttcaataacaataatagttTATTAACAACAACTAATACACTAGTCACTGCTGATAGTCATGAAAATAAAG ATATTTCATTGCTGTGA